Proteins encoded together in one Chitinophaga varians window:
- the atpC gene encoding ATP synthase F1 subunit epsilon — translation MLLEVLTPERKLYAGEVYGVQLPGIDGSFEILDKHAPLIAALGNGKMKVLKDKNHSEFYTISGGFVEVLRNKATVLVEGAVAVEK, via the coding sequence ATGCTATTAGAAGTATTAACACCAGAAAGAAAATTATATGCAGGCGAAGTGTACGGCGTACAGTTGCCAGGCATTGATGGTTCTTTTGAAATACTGGATAAACATGCGCCCTTAATCGCAGCGCTCGGAAATGGTAAAATGAAAGTGCTGAAAGATAAAAACCACAGCGAATTCTATACAATCTCCGGCGGCTTCGTGGAAGTGCTGCGCAACAAGGCTACTGTGCTCGTAGAAGGTGCGGTGGCAGTAGAAAAATAA
- the atpD gene encoding F0F1 ATP synthase subunit beta, with protein sequence MPNTGKIKQIIGPVVDVHFDDKLPEIYNALEITRENGQKVVLEVQQHLGEDSVRCVAMDSTDGMVRGMAVVDKGAPIKMPIGDQVKGRLFNVVGEAIDGLGDIATDNGYPIHRQPPKFEDLATDTEVLFTGIKVIDLIEPYAKGGKIGLFGGAGVGKTVLIQELINNIAKGYEGLSVFAGVGERTREGNDLMREMIEANIVKYGDKFKESMEHGDWDVTAVDKELLKQSQATFVFGQMNEPPGARARVALSGLTLAEYFRDGDGSAGGGRDILFFVDNIFRFTQAGSEVSALLGRMPSAVGYQPTLATEMGLMQERITSTKNGSITSVQAVYVPADDLTDPAPATTFSHLDATTVLDRKISDLGIYPAVSPLDSTSRILTPAIVGEAHYNCAQRVKQILQRYKELQDIIAILGLDELSDEDKLTVSRARRVQRFLSQPFHVAEQFTGLKGVLVPIEETIRGFNMIMDGEVDEYPEAAFNLVGNIDQAIEKGKKLLEAANN encoded by the coding sequence ATGCCTAACACAGGTAAGATCAAACAAATTATCGGTCCCGTGGTGGACGTGCACTTTGATGACAAATTGCCCGAAATCTACAACGCATTGGAAATTACCCGCGAAAATGGTCAGAAAGTAGTATTGGAAGTACAACAGCACCTGGGTGAAGACAGTGTACGTTGCGTGGCAATGGACTCTACTGACGGTATGGTTCGCGGAATGGCCGTGGTGGACAAAGGTGCGCCGATCAAAATGCCAATTGGCGACCAGGTGAAAGGACGTTTGTTCAATGTGGTAGGTGAGGCTATCGACGGTCTGGGTGATATCGCAACTGACAATGGTTATCCCATCCACCGCCAGCCGCCTAAATTTGAAGATCTGGCTACTGATACAGAAGTACTGTTCACCGGTATTAAGGTAATCGACCTGATCGAGCCTTATGCAAAAGGTGGTAAAATCGGTCTGTTCGGTGGTGCGGGTGTAGGTAAAACCGTATTGATCCAGGAGCTGATCAACAACATCGCAAAAGGTTATGAAGGTCTGTCCGTGTTTGCCGGTGTGGGTGAACGTACCCGTGAAGGTAATGACCTGATGCGTGAAATGATCGAAGCTAACATCGTAAAATATGGCGACAAGTTCAAAGAATCCATGGAACATGGTGACTGGGACGTAACCGCTGTAGATAAAGAATTACTGAAGCAGTCTCAGGCTACCTTCGTGTTCGGTCAGATGAACGAACCTCCCGGAGCCCGTGCACGTGTGGCCCTGTCCGGTCTGACCCTGGCGGAATACTTCCGTGATGGTGATGGCTCTGCAGGTGGCGGCCGTGATATCCTGTTCTTCGTTGATAACATCTTCCGTTTCACCCAGGCAGGTTCCGAAGTGTCCGCACTGTTAGGCCGTATGCCTTCTGCGGTGGGTTACCAGCCAACCCTGGCCACTGAAATGGGTCTGATGCAGGAACGTATCACCTCTACCAAAAACGGTTCAATTACCTCCGTACAGGCGGTATATGTACCTGCGGATGACTTGACCGACCCTGCTCCGGCTACAACCTTCTCCCACCTGGATGCTACCACCGTATTGGACCGTAAAATCTCCGACCTTGGTATCTATCCTGCGGTGAGCCCGCTGGATTCCACTTCCCGTATCCTCACCCCGGCCATCGTGGGTGAAGCACACTACAACTGTGCTCAACGTGTGAAACAAATCCTGCAGCGCTATAAAGAATTACAGGACATCATCGCCATCCTCGGTCTGGACGAGCTGAGCGACGAAGATAAACTGACCGTTTCCCGCGCCCGTCGTGTGCAACGTTTCCTGTCACAGCCTTTCCACGTGGCAGAACAGTTTACCGGTCTGAAAGGTGTACTGGTACCGATCGAAGAAACTATCCGTGGCTTTAACATGATCATGGACGGTGAAGTGGATGAATATCCTGAAGCAGCCTTCAACCTCGTAGGTAATATCGATCAGGCTATCGAAAAAGGTAAGAAATTACTGGAAGCAGCTAATAACTAA
- a CDS encoding purple acid phosphatase family protein has translation MKKMNNELSRRSFLGNLSKAGLLGVTGLSPLAAGAARKTNTTTTTDEPAHAFLCKPYLQMPAPDTIAVMWLTSRPCYSWVEYGTDGQLNQKAHHVTKGLVDANNRLHRIELAHLQPGKQYSYRVLSKEITDFQPYKLTYGNTLTSDTYTFTAPDTQAREVSWLMLNDIHDRPKSIPHLMGLNGNDPYDFVFLNGDMFDYQSNEQQIIDHLLSPCGDTFSTQKPFMYVRGNHETRGKYAREWHQYFDNPDHGSYFAFTWGPVHAIVLDTGEDKEDSAPVYAGIADFDGYREEQARWLEKQLQSPAYKKAKHKVVLMHIPHYHGGDWHGASHCRQLFGPLFNKYKIDILVCGHTHTYGVHAPVAGQHNYPLIIGGGPQEGKRTLIKIKADQKQLTLTMLRDDGTKVGEYTV, from the coding sequence ATGAAGAAAATGAACAATGAACTGTCACGCCGCTCCTTTCTGGGCAACCTGTCCAAAGCGGGGCTGCTGGGCGTAACCGGCCTGTCGCCCCTGGCTGCCGGTGCCGCACGTAAAACCAATACCACCACCACCACCGATGAGCCCGCACACGCCTTCCTTTGTAAACCTTACCTGCAAATGCCCGCCCCTGACACCATCGCGGTCATGTGGCTCACCTCCCGTCCCTGCTACAGCTGGGTGGAATACGGCACAGACGGCCAGCTCAACCAGAAAGCCCATCACGTAACAAAAGGACTGGTAGACGCCAACAACCGCCTCCACCGCATAGAACTGGCCCATCTTCAACCAGGCAAACAATACAGCTATCGCGTGCTTTCCAAAGAAATCACTGATTTTCAGCCATACAAGCTCACCTACGGCAATACGCTCACCAGCGACACATACACCTTCACTGCGCCTGATACGCAGGCCAGAGAAGTGTCCTGGCTCATGCTCAACGATATTCACGACAGGCCGAAGTCCATCCCTCATCTGATGGGACTGAACGGCAACGATCCCTATGATTTTGTGTTCCTCAACGGCGATATGTTCGATTATCAATCCAATGAGCAGCAAATCATCGACCACCTGCTGTCACCCTGCGGCGACACTTTTTCCACACAAAAACCTTTCATGTATGTAAGAGGCAACCACGAAACCCGCGGCAAATACGCCCGCGAATGGCATCAGTACTTCGATAACCCTGACCATGGCAGCTATTTCGCCTTCACCTGGGGACCGGTACACGCCATTGTGCTGGACACCGGAGAAGACAAGGAAGACAGCGCCCCCGTATATGCCGGCATCGCCGATTTTGACGGTTACCGTGAAGAACAGGCCCGCTGGCTGGAAAAACAACTGCAAAGCCCTGCCTACAAAAAGGCTAAACATAAAGTCGTGCTGATGCACATTCCCCATTATCATGGTGGCGACTGGCACGGTGCCTCCCATTGCCGGCAGCTCTTCGGCCCGCTGTTCAACAAATACAAGATAGACATCCTCGTATGCGGGCATACGCATACCTATGGCGTACATGCGCCTGTTGCCGGTCAGCACAATTACCCGCTGATCATTGGCGGAGGCCCCCAGGAAGGCAAGCGTACGCTCATTAAAATAAAAGCGGACCAGAAACAGCTGACACTTACCATGCTGCGCGACGACGGGACTAAAGTGGGCGAGTATACGGTTTAG
- a CDS encoding DUF4349 domain-containing protein yields MPVLPTLKYKRIFTWLVLVFLAMFLLRLLYGYTQSRSSDSTGQSESFLSQVQQKNYASEKKIMKGEAAPIVSGQKYEKVAYVQSRSTSFTEDEKQLHGTIRQFGAVIQYQQESGNKGNRDLRLMIGVAPEKFDSCYYAIQKIGTIKSTSITKVDKTNEYRKLNASKVSLEKNLASLNALTSQQGKIDERILLHEKIAEVERQLQELGVELGNFDEENEFCTIQFSMYEGAAERGIPFYSRVKTALEWTVKYYVLLMAGICLAALGAWLLLKVLTMVKAE; encoded by the coding sequence ATGCCTGTTTTACCAACGTTGAAGTATAAACGAATATTTACCTGGCTCGTGCTTGTTTTTCTGGCCATGTTCCTGCTGCGCCTGCTATACGGCTATACGCAGTCCCGCAGCAGCGATAGTACGGGTCAGAGCGAAAGTTTCCTGTCACAGGTGCAACAGAAAAACTACGCCTCCGAGAAAAAAATCATGAAGGGGGAGGCAGCTCCAATAGTGTCAGGCCAGAAATATGAGAAAGTGGCTTATGTACAGTCGCGCTCCACGAGCTTTACGGAAGATGAAAAACAGCTGCACGGCACTATTCGCCAGTTTGGAGCGGTTATCCAGTATCAACAGGAGTCGGGCAACAAAGGTAACCGCGACCTGCGGCTGATGATCGGCGTGGCGCCGGAAAAATTCGATTCCTGTTATTATGCCATTCAGAAAATAGGGACCATCAAGTCTACCAGCATCACTAAAGTGGACAAAACCAACGAATACCGGAAACTCAATGCCAGCAAAGTTTCTCTTGAAAAGAACCTGGCATCCCTGAACGCTCTCACTTCTCAACAGGGAAAAATAGACGAACGTATACTGTTACACGAAAAGATAGCAGAGGTAGAGCGGCAGCTGCAGGAACTGGGCGTGGAACTGGGCAACTTCGATGAGGAAAACGAGTTTTGCACGATACAGTTCAGCATGTATGAAGGGGCGGCTGAGAGAGGTATTCCTTTTTATTCCCGTGTCAAAACAGCACTGGAATGGACTGTCAAGTATTACGTATTGCTGATGGCGGGCATTTGTCTGGCTGCGCTGGGCGCCTGGTTGTTACTGAAAGTACTGACGATGGTAAAAGCGGAATAA
- a CDS encoding DUF6600 domain-containing protein, with amino-acid sequence MNRLFKNTGLSLLLISFFLGSCATTYSAYSPGPQVQVGASISFYDELSPYGRWTSYPGYNQVWIPNAGPDFRPYYTGGHWVYSDYGWTWMSDYSWGWAAFHYGRWMYDGMYGWMWIPGTEWGPAWVDWRSGGDYYGWAPMGPSAYNMPTSYWAFVPRRYIGSRQINNYYINNSRNVTIINNTTIINNNYNGTRDNYGGGGRISRGPDVREVERYTGNTVRPVRVANTDRPGAGRIQNNQLQIFRPDANALNRGDASRPSRSVLNNNGNNGNGNINNGNNNGGRVSREPNFNNNNNNNNNNNGNINNGNNNNGGRISREPNFNNNNNNNNNNNSVNQPGYNRPSRGVTPGNNNNPQQMQRDQQWQQQQQQQQQQQQRIQRDQQMQRDQQWQQQQQRQQQQQIEQQQRMQRDQQVQQMRQQQQQQQQQQQQEQQQRMQRDQQMRQQQQQMEQQQRMQREQQQQQMRQQQQQQQQQERIQRQQQQQQQEMQRQQQQQQQQQQQQQQQSRPSRGESGGGGDGGERVRRG; translated from the coding sequence ATGAACAGATTATTTAAAAACACAGGATTATCTCTTTTACTTATATCCTTCTTTTTGGGTAGTTGTGCTACTACCTATTCCGCCTACAGCCCGGGGCCACAGGTACAGGTGGGCGCTTCCATCTCTTTTTATGATGAATTGAGCCCTTATGGCCGCTGGACAAGCTATCCCGGCTACAACCAGGTATGGATACCAAATGCAGGACCGGATTTTCGCCCTTACTACACCGGCGGGCACTGGGTTTATTCCGACTACGGATGGACCTGGATGTCTGACTATTCCTGGGGATGGGCCGCCTTCCACTACGGCCGCTGGATGTACGACGGCATGTATGGATGGATGTGGATACCCGGCACCGAATGGGGCCCGGCATGGGTAGACTGGAGAAGTGGAGGAGACTACTACGGATGGGCGCCAATGGGCCCTTCCGCTTACAATATGCCGACTTCCTACTGGGCTTTCGTTCCCAGAAGATATATCGGTAGCCGGCAGATCAACAATTACTATATCAATAACAGCCGTAACGTAACGATCATCAACAATACCACTATCATCAACAACAATTATAATGGTACCCGTGACAACTACGGTGGCGGAGGACGAATTTCCAGAGGGCCGGACGTACGGGAAGTGGAACGTTATACCGGCAACACGGTAAGACCTGTAAGAGTTGCCAATACCGACAGGCCCGGAGCAGGCAGGATACAAAACAACCAGTTGCAGATTTTCCGTCCGGATGCCAATGCGCTTAACAGAGGAGACGCCAGCCGGCCTTCCCGCAGTGTGTTAAACAATAACGGCAATAACGGTAACGGCAATATCAACAACGGCAACAATAATGGCGGCCGTGTGTCCCGCGAACCGAATTTCAACAACAATAACAATAATAACAACAATAATAACGGCAACATCAACAACGGTAATAACAACAATGGGGGACGTATATCCCGCGAGCCGAATTTCAACAATAATAACAACAACAATAACAACAACAACAGCGTCAATCAGCCCGGATACAACCGCCCTTCAAGAGGAGTGACACCAGGCAACAATAATAATCCGCAGCAGATGCAACGTGACCAGCAATGGCAGCAGCAGCAGCAGCAGCAACAACAACAGCAACAACGGATACAACGTGACCAACAGATGCAACGCGACCAGCAATGGCAGCAGCAGCAACAGCGTCAACAGCAACAGCAGATAGAACAACAGCAACGCATGCAGCGTGACCAGCAAGTACAACAGATGCGTCAACAACAACAACAACAACAACAGCAGCAGCAACAGGAGCAACAGCAAAGGATGCAGCGTGATCAGCAAATGAGGCAACAGCAACAACAAATGGAACAACAGCAACGCATGCAGCGCGAACAGCAACAACAACAAATGCGTCAACAACAACAGCAGCAACAGCAACAGGAAAGAATACAACGCCAGCAGCAACAACAGCAGCAGGAGATGCAAAGGCAACAACAGCAACAACAGCAACAACAGCAACAGCAGCAACAACAATCCCGTCCATCCCGTGGAGAATCCGGTGGTGGCGGCGACGGCGGAGAAAGAGTCAGAAGAGGCTAG
- a CDS encoding GNAT family N-acetyltransferase, whose translation MITLQQVDIPGQAIKELYEEAFPYEERRDWPVVLSLLGSGKLKILQLEKDGEFAGFVCYWPLPDYTFVEYLAIHAAARGGGIGTHIMEELEKRFGNLVLEVEPPLTEQAKRRVVFYERLGYQAFEQPYYQPPYHEGYPPLELRLMQKGSTHDGETFLNIKNQIYRFVYNLS comes from the coding sequence ATGATTACTTTACAACAGGTAGATATCCCCGGACAGGCAATAAAAGAGCTGTATGAAGAAGCATTTCCCTACGAAGAAAGAAGGGACTGGCCGGTGGTGTTGTCACTACTGGGCAGTGGTAAGCTGAAGATACTGCAGCTGGAAAAGGACGGGGAATTTGCCGGGTTTGTATGTTACTGGCCTTTGCCGGACTATACTTTTGTAGAGTACCTGGCCATCCATGCGGCTGCCAGAGGCGGTGGCATCGGTACCCATATTATGGAAGAACTGGAAAAACGTTTTGGCAACCTGGTACTCGAAGTAGAGCCTCCGTTAACGGAGCAGGCAAAGCGCCGCGTCGTTTTTTATGAAAGACTGGGATACCAGGCTTTTGAGCAGCCCTATTACCAACCTCCCTATCACGAAGGCTATCCACCTTTGGAACTGCGCTTAATGCAGAAAGGTTCCACCCATGACGGTGAAACCTTTCTCAACATTAAAAATCAGATTTATCGTTTCGTTTACAATCTCAGCTAG
- a CDS encoding M48 family metallopeptidase yields the protein MTNLYPASPGIKDPAVFQPTTAFRLQIVKVIGFILLFFLLYAIVLLTAITLGAAFITAGIALTGYYPNIFTFIAGPALAILGGLMLFLLVRFLFYRRPPVNPYRAPIEAHHHPRLFDFISRLVKDTRIRFPEKVFVVPEVNVAVFYNASFFNLLWPARMNLEIGLGLVNSVNISEFKMILAQEFAHFSRRSMKLGSYVYALNKVLYNMLYENDSWNDLAIRWSSHGSLPGFFAHVTLMLVNSIQFLLRKLYRLINRQYLELSREMEFHADALAVSLAGTAAAISGGRRVEMGTYCLDHCMHKLSELENDGQQFSNIFQTHRAVIDYYARQNRLDTDAAGLPVIPDSYFHTFLKSRVQLREQWTTHPTREDREQRYLAAGIICEQVNTSAWQLFDDPELLQEQSTRQVYDVLSPGFTGETISPAEFVAELTHRHRLYEYPAAFHDYYDNRAFTAINTEDEQALSAAVATSMAQLYHPDIVWRIRSYYRDKQDVETLQAIAIGQFQTRTFEFDGQSRKASDARELARQLARHVAAEQDWLQQHDRQAYGYHYQRALAKGPDTVRLLTTRYQQILMHQEFANRLNDQVVRVIHAISQVFNASHDTLALLMPWMEELRAECWRFRRLLHEVTSSPGHTSCLSPELYDRVQLFTMQDCIFMQDQVPDYAALQELHEIISSVMEQYNNSNVLLRKSFLEFLLTMEPEA from the coding sequence ATGACCAACTTATATCCTGCAAGTCCGGGGATTAAAGATCCCGCGGTCTTTCAGCCCACGACAGCGTTTAGGCTACAGATAGTAAAGGTGATCGGCTTTATATTGCTCTTTTTTCTGTTGTATGCAATTGTTTTACTGACAGCTATAACGCTGGGTGCGGCTTTCATAACAGCCGGCATTGCACTAACCGGCTATTATCCCAATATCTTCACGTTTATTGCCGGTCCTGCACTGGCAATACTGGGCGGTCTGATGTTGTTTCTCCTTGTGCGGTTTCTTTTTTACCGGCGCCCTCCGGTAAACCCTTATCGTGCCCCGATAGAAGCGCATCATCATCCCAGGTTATTTGATTTTATCTCCCGGCTGGTCAAAGACACGCGTATCCGTTTTCCGGAGAAAGTGTTTGTAGTGCCGGAAGTGAATGTTGCGGTTTTTTACAATGCCAGCTTTTTCAATCTGTTATGGCCTGCACGGATGAACCTGGAAATAGGGCTGGGATTGGTGAACAGCGTTAATATCAGCGAGTTTAAGATGATACTGGCGCAGGAGTTTGCACATTTTTCCAGGCGCAGCATGAAACTGGGCAGTTATGTGTATGCCCTGAACAAGGTACTGTACAATATGCTGTACGAGAATGACAGCTGGAACGATCTGGCCATACGGTGGAGCAGCCATGGCAGCCTGCCCGGATTTTTCGCTCATGTGACCCTGATGCTGGTCAACAGTATACAATTTTTACTACGTAAGCTGTATCGCCTGATCAACCGGCAATACCTTGAGCTTAGCCGGGAGATGGAGTTTCATGCCGATGCGCTGGCCGTGTCACTGGCGGGCACAGCGGCGGCTATCAGCGGCGGACGCCGTGTGGAGATGGGCACCTATTGCCTGGACCACTGTATGCATAAGCTGTCTGAACTGGAAAACGACGGGCAGCAGTTCAGCAACATTTTCCAGACGCACCGCGCCGTGATCGACTATTATGCCCGGCAGAACAGGCTGGACACGGATGCAGCAGGACTGCCGGTCATCCCCGACAGTTATTTTCATACTTTCCTGAAGAGCCGGGTGCAGCTGCGGGAACAATGGACCACCCATCCTACCCGGGAAGACCGGGAACAGCGTTACCTTGCCGCCGGTATTATCTGTGAGCAGGTCAATACCAGTGCCTGGCAGTTATTTGATGATCCCGAGCTGTTGCAGGAACAAAGCACCCGGCAGGTGTACGATGTCCTTTCACCGGGATTTACCGGCGAAACAATCTCACCTGCTGAATTTGTAGCAGAGCTGACCCACCGGCACCGGTTATACGAATATCCCGCCGCTTTCCATGATTATTATGATAACCGGGCGTTTACCGCTATTAATACGGAGGATGAACAGGCCCTTTCTGCGGCCGTTGCCACCAGCATGGCACAGTTATATCATCCGGACATCGTATGGCGGATCAGGAGCTACTACCGGGACAAGCAGGATGTGGAAACATTGCAGGCCATTGCCATCGGGCAGTTCCAGACCCGCACTTTTGAATTTGACGGACAATCCCGCAAAGCCTCCGATGCCAGGGAACTGGCACGGCAACTGGCACGGCATGTAGCCGCCGAACAGGACTGGCTGCAGCAGCACGACCGGCAGGCTTACGGCTATCATTATCAGCGTGCCCTGGCCAAAGGGCCGGATACCGTCCGGTTACTGACCACCCGGTACCAGCAGATACTGATGCACCAGGAGTTTGCCAACCGGCTGAACGACCAGGTGGTGCGGGTCATCCATGCCATCAGCCAGGTTTTTAATGCCAGTCACGATACCCTCGCCCTGCTGATGCCCTGGATGGAAGAGCTGCGAGCTGAATGCTGGCGGTTCCGGCGGTTGCTGCATGAAGTCACCTCTTCGCCCGGGCATACCAGCTGCCTTTCGCCGGAGCTGTATGACAGGGTACAGCTGTTTACCATGCAGGACTGTATTTTCATGCAGGACCAGGTGCCTGATTATGCCGCCCTGCAGGAGCTGCACGAAATCATTTCCTCGGTAATGGAGCAGTACAATAACAGCAATGTCCTGTTGCGGAAATCTTTCCTGGAATTTTTGTTGACCATGGAGCCGGAAGCCTGA
- a CDS encoding DNA polymerase III subunit gamma/tau produces the protein MENFIVSARKYRPQNFSTVVGQAHITTTLKNAIRNNQLAHAFLFCGPRGVGKTTCARILAKTINCENLQPDGEACNECHSCKSFNEGSSFNIHELDAASNNSVDDIRTLVEQVRFSPQAGKYKIYIIDEVHMLSSSAFNAFLKTLEEPPSYAIFILATTEKHKILPTILSRCQIFDFKRITIQDTVDHLKEICDKEHIQADADALHLVAQKTDGCMRDSLSTLDKIVSFTSGHLTYQNTLEHLNILDYDYFFRIMDTVLQQDVATALLIFDEILQKGFEGDNFLNGWAEFLRNLLLSKEEKAFHLVEVSGNLKDRYKQLSGKISPAYLITALHLLNDTEINYRLARNKRLHVEMALIKLCYLQQAVSLVSDDNNGEVSKKKLVADGTPPQRLRAPGAQPAAAKPATTASIAAQSPETARLTVDSTPAPATAVPTQPVAGNPGSQTAGPAAVPAGNNAGTGNTPVHQPVAPAQTAPVASAGATNTTSAASQGTSAAGYATSGSQPATATAGAKTAAPASKLTGLAAMKEALAAKQQTSAQVQSIPLTAGALEVYWEEFIDRFRQANKMTVVSNLALAVLKLLGATEIGIVSRNIVQHRFMEEEKMAISEFFKQKFNNPTLVLTLQLDESQQVQDIGPAPLSSREQFQHMAEKYPLVKELKDRLNMELDF, from the coding sequence ATGGAGAATTTTATCGTTTCAGCCCGTAAATACCGTCCACAGAACTTTTCAACAGTTGTAGGACAAGCACATATCACCACCACGCTCAAGAATGCCATCCGCAATAACCAGCTGGCGCACGCTTTTCTGTTCTGCGGACCCCGTGGAGTAGGGAAGACCACCTGTGCCCGTATTCTGGCTAAAACCATTAACTGCGAGAACCTGCAGCCCGATGGGGAAGCCTGTAACGAATGCCATTCCTGCAAATCCTTCAATGAAGGCAGTTCCTTCAACATTCACGAGCTGGATGCCGCCTCCAACAACTCGGTAGACGATATCCGGACGCTGGTGGAGCAGGTACGTTTTTCCCCACAGGCCGGCAAATACAAGATCTATATTATAGATGAGGTGCACATGCTGAGCTCATCTGCCTTCAACGCGTTCCTTAAAACGCTGGAGGAGCCACCTTCCTACGCGATCTTTATTCTCGCCACCACAGAGAAACACAAGATATTACCGACTATTCTAAGCCGGTGCCAGATATTCGATTTCAAGCGGATCACCATACAGGACACCGTAGACCACCTGAAAGAGATCTGTGACAAAGAACATATCCAGGCAGACGCTGACGCGCTTCACCTGGTAGCGCAGAAAACGGACGGCTGTATGCGTGACTCGCTGAGCACGCTGGACAAAATCGTAAGTTTCACCAGCGGCCACCTTACTTATCAGAATACGCTGGAGCACCTGAACATCCTGGACTATGATTATTTCTTCCGGATCATGGACACCGTGTTGCAGCAGGACGTGGCCACTGCCCTGTTAATATTTGATGAAATTTTACAGAAAGGTTTTGAAGGGGACAACTTCCTGAACGGCTGGGCCGAATTCCTGCGCAACCTGTTGCTCAGCAAAGAAGAGAAAGCTTTTCACCTGGTAGAAGTGTCCGGCAACCTGAAAGACCGTTATAAACAATTATCCGGCAAAATCAGTCCGGCCTACCTTATTACCGCCCTCCACCTGCTCAATGATACGGAGATCAACTACCGGTTGGCCCGTAACAAGCGCCTGCATGTGGAGATGGCGCTGATCAAGCTGTGTTACCTGCAGCAGGCCGTTAGCCTGGTGAGCGATGACAACAACGGGGAGGTGTCAAAAAAAAAGCTGGTAGCTGACGGAACGCCACCACAGCGGCTGAGAGCTCCGGGTGCGCAACCCGCCGCTGCCAAACCGGCGACTACAGCCAGCATTGCGGCCCAGTCGCCCGAGACCGCCCGGTTGACCGTAGACAGCACTCCTGCCCCTGCCACCGCTGTGCCCACACAGCCTGTAGCAGGCAATCCCGGTAGCCAGACAGCCGGTCCGGCAGCTGTGCCCGCAGGGAATAATGCAGGCACAGGGAATACGCCGGTCCATCAGCCGGTGGCACCCGCACAGACCGCCCCTGTCGCCAGCGCAGGAGCTACCAATACCACATCCGCCGCCAGTCAGGGCACTTCCGCAGCAGGCTATGCCACAAGTGGCAGTCAACCTGCCACTGCTACCGCAGGCGCCAAAACAGCCGCACCAGCGAGCAAGCTGACCGGTCTGGCCGCCATGAAAGAAGCGCTGGCCGCCAAACAGCAGACCAGTGCACAGGTGCAGAGCATCCCATTGACGGCCGGTGCGCTCGAAGTTTACTGGGAAGAGTTCATTGACCGGTTCCGTCAGGCCAATAAAATGACCGTAGTGAGCAATCTGGCGCTGGCCGTATTGAAGTTGCTCGGAGCCACCGAAATTGGTATTGTGAGCCGTAACATCGTACAGCACCGGTTCATGGAAGAGGAGAAAATGGCTATTTCCGAGTTTTTCAAGCAGAAATTCAATAATCCGACCCTTGTACTGACCCTTCAGCTGGACGAGAGCCAGCAGGTACAGGACATCGGGCCGGCACCTCTTTCCAGCAGGGAGCAGTTCCAGCACATGGCGGAAAAATATCCCCTGGTAAAAGAGTTAAAAGACAGGCTTAATATGGAGCTCGATTTTTAA